GGAAAGAGGGGGCTCATTCGCGGCTGGCGGCGTCCATCACCGCCACGGCGGTGATGTTCACGATATCGCGCACCTCGTCGCCGGTCTGAAGCACATGCACCGGCGCGCCCATACCCAGCAGGATGGGCCCGATGGCCTCGGCCTTGCCCAAGCGGGCGAGCAACTTATAGGCGATGTTGGCCGATTCCAAGTCGGGGAAGACGAGCACATTGGCGTCCTTGACCCGGCTGAAGGGGTAGCGTTGCTCGATGATCTCCGGCACCACCGCGGTGTCGGCCTGCATCTCGCCGTCCACGGCCAGGTCGGGCCGCTTTTGGCGGATGATCTCCACGGCGCGGCGCACTTTCTCGCTGAGCGGGTGCGGCGTGCTGCCAAAGTTGGAGAAGGAAAGCAGCGCCACGCGGGGCTCTAACTCCAACTGTTTGGCAAAGTCGGCGGCCAGGATGGCGATCTCGGCCAGGTCCTCGGCGTTGGGGTCGATGTTCACCGTGGCGTCGGTGAACAGGTACACCCGGTCGTTGACGATCATGATGTACAACCCGGCTGCCCTACCCACGCCCTCGCGGGTGTGGTGGATTTGCAGCGCCGGACGGATCACTTCGGGGTACTCGTAGGTCAACCCGGAAACGAAGGCGTCGGCGTCGCCCATCTTGACCATCATCGGGCCGAGCACATTGGGGTCGCTCAGGCGCTTGTAGGCCAGGCTCAGGGTCACGCCCTTGCGCTGGCGCAGTTCGTAGTAGGCTTGCGCATATTCGTCCATGCGCTCGAAGGCACGCGGATCCACGATCTGCGGGTCGCAATCCAAGCCCAGGCGCTGGATCTTCTCGTGGATCACCTCGGGCCGACCAATGAGAATGGGGATGCCGATGCCCTCTTCCGCGATCTGAGCGGCGGCGCGGAGAATCTTGTCCTCCTCACCTTCGGCAAAAACCACGCGCTTCTTGGTCTTGAGGCTCTTGGCCCGATTCATGAAGAAGTAGCGCACCTGCTGGCCCTTCCCCTGGCGGAAGGCCAACTGCTCGCGATACTCTTCGAGGTCGATGTGCTTGCGGGCCACGCCGGTTTCCATGGCCGCCTGGGCCACGGCTGGCGCTTCCCAGAGGAGCACCCGCGGGTCGAAGGGTTTGGGGATGATGTACTCCGGCCCGAACCTCAGGCTCTCCAGGCCATACGCTCGCAGCACACTATCGGGCACATCCTCCTTGGCCAGCGCAGCCAGGGCCTTAGCGGCGGCGATCTTCATCTCGTCGTTAATGGCCCGGGCCCGCACATCCAGCGCCCCACGGAAGATGAAGGGGAAGCCCAACACATTGTTGATCTGGTTGGGGTAGTCCGAGCGCCCGGTGGCCACGATGGCATCGGGCCGCACTTCTTTGGCCACTTCGTAGGGGATCTCGGGGTCGGGGTTGGCCATGGCAAAGATGATAGGCCGCTCGGCCATTTGCTTGACCATTTCCGGTTTGAGGATGTTGGCCACCGAGAGGCCGTAAAACACATCGGCGCCCACAATGGCTTCGGCCAGGGTGCGGGCGTCGGTTTCGACGGCGAACTCTTCCTTGTAGGGGTTCATGCGCTCTTTGCGGCCTTTGTAAATCACGCCCCGGCTGTCACACATGATGATGTTCTCTTTTTTGGCCCCTAACTTGACGGCCAACTTGGCGCAGGCGACAGCCGAAGCGCCTGCCCCGGAGACCACAATCTTCACCTCATCGATGCGCTTGCCCACCAGTTCCAGGGCGTTGAGCAACCCGGCGGCGGAGATGATGGCCGTTCCATGTTGGTCATCATGGAACACGGGAATATCCAGCATCTCCTTGAGT
This genomic stretch from Anaerolineae bacterium harbors:
- a CDS encoding NADP-dependent malic enzyme; the encoded protein is MAGKITREEALEYHRLGGKPGKISVEPTKPLATQRDLSLAYTPGVAVPVLEIEKDSELAYEYTAKGNLVAVVSNGTAILGLGDRGALASKPVMEGKGVLFKRFADIDVFDIEVDTHDPDELIRVVAAIAPTFGGINLEDIKAPECFYVEEKLKEMLDIPVFHDDQHGTAIISAAGLLNALELVGKRIDEVKIVVSGAGASAVACAKLAVKLGAKKENIIMCDSRGVIYKGRKERMNPYKEEFAVETDARTLAEAIVGADVFYGLSVANILKPEMVKQMAERPIIFAMANPDPEIPYEVAKEVRPDAIVATGRSDYPNQINNVLGFPFIFRGALDVRARAINDEMKIAAAKALAALAKEDVPDSVLRAYGLESLRFGPEYIIPKPFDPRVLLWEAPAVAQAAMETGVARKHIDLEEYREQLAFRQGKGQQVRYFFMNRAKSLKTKKRVVFAEGEEDKILRAAAQIAEEGIGIPILIGRPEVIHEKIQRLGLDCDPQIVDPRAFERMDEYAQAYYELRQRKGVTLSLAYKRLSDPNVLGPMMVKMGDADAFVSGLTYEYPEVIRPALQIHHTREGVGRAAGLYIMIVNDRVYLFTDATVNIDPNAEDLAEIAILAADFAKQLELEPRVALLSFSNFGSTPHPLSEKVRRAVEIIRQKRPDLAVDGEMQADTAVVPEIIEQRYPFSRVKDANVLVFPDLESANIAYKLLARLGKAEAIGPILLGMGAPVHVLQTGDEVRDIVNITAVAVMDAASRE